The following coding sequences are from one Plasmodium coatneyi strain Hackeri chromosome 11, complete sequence window:
- a CDS encoding CMGC protein kinase produces the protein MYGITLTKCKIYFNNIYSTVSLEEKLGGGTYGDVYKGKVIKYNNNNNNDLYQNTNYLPYDYYTDEFVFFRKNIYAIKFFRDDLKTINEEGISCTTLRELSCLKNIGRHPNILRLIDVTIDRQKCISEYINRQILQHHASNFQHSKKLDMTPLSADQKFIFAAYEYCDAGDLKRLIQKTKITDDQAGLSLKEAKWLSFQLLNGLAYLHNNKMCHRDLKPENVMLQQTPNRKFLLKIGDLGLCRELKNDGDMTPTVCTIYYRPLEVLLSKFEMAKGKKGRTKGKGKVKPPANELSTSANPPHANHANVSAPPTKGIDSIGNSRTHTASAGCTTDRGSGNGNKNIQCNANQNNRNKNKQQVKAMQREKAAERKRERARLRGIEEDDYYNNKDFQYGLNVDIWSAACIICELIIGRPLFRGVTEFDLIIRIVNSLGKPNNDELEFFSDSRFYPLKEDFFNVNIKNKKDALNVITNGRIDELGIDLLVKMLKYNPNDRITAADALSHPWFSDIRFDNLDGIGVYNWYVHCLKYYIGIKTFREIEQKKKNLLTTTMISHFLCKSNDRHGKIIFKLINDTFKNLGGYKKSGRRSFAIFSDQYAKDDKNANGFIKRASIKVLNDMKEKNVIETKEEMSFYDDSTNYVTPTSTSSKRRKFNRSSYHAVNPETSYELATSMRVKRNLSIPDFSSPDRKKQRRKDHFKSATTTNRAAPHQLPTFHGFT, from the coding sequence ATGTATGGCATAACGCTGACAAAgtgcaaaatatatttcaaCAATATCTACTCGACGGTGTCTCTGGAGGAGAAGCTGGGGGGAGGAACCTACGGAGATGTATACAAAGGGAAGGTAATCAAAtacaataacaacaataacaacgaCCTCTACCAGAATACGAATTACCTCCCATACGACTACTACACGGATGAGTTTGTCTTCTTtcggaaaaatatttatgcgATCAAATTTTTCCGTGATGATTTGAAAACgataaatgaagaagggaTTAGCTGCACGACATTGAGAGAACTTAGCTGTTTAAAAAACATCGGAAGGCATCCAAACATTTTACGACTCATAGACGTCACAATAGACAGACAAAAATGCATTAGCGAATACATCAACCGTCAGATATTACAACACCATGCGTCCAACTTTCAGCACTCAAAAAAACTGGATATGACCCCCCTGTCAGCAGACcagaaatttattttcgcTGCGTATGAGTACTGTGACGCTGGAGATTTAAAGAGGCTCATTCAGAAGACGAAGATCACGGATGACCAGGCGGGCCTCAGCTTGAAAGAAGCCAAGTGGTTATCCTTCCAACTGTTAAATGGACTTGCTTACCTACACAACAATAAAATGTGCCACAGGGATTTGAAACCTGAAAATGTGATGCTACAACAGACACCCAATCGTAAGtttttacttaaaattgGTGACTTAGGTTTGTGCAGGGAGCTGAAAAATGACGGAGACATGACTCCCACTGTGTGTACTATTTATTACCGTCCTTTGGAGGTGCTCCTCTCCAAATTTGAAATGgccaagggaaaaaaggggcgcaCCAAGGGTAAAGGAAAGGTCAAACCGCCAGCGAATGAATTATCCACATCTGCCAATCCGCCCCATGCGAATCACGCCAATGTAAGTGCGCCCCCGACCAAGGGTATCGACAGCATCGGCAACAGCAGAACCCACACAGCAAGCGCTGGGTGCACGACCGACAGGGGTAGCGgaaatggaaacaaaaatatCCAATGCAATGCCAACCAGAACAATAGAAACAAGAACAAGCAGCAAGTAAAAGCGATGCAACGCGAAAAAGCAGCTGAGCGAAAACGGGAAAGGGCACGCCTCCGAGGAATAGAAGAAGACGACTACTACAACAATAAGGACTTCCAATACGGACTGAACGTGGATATCTGGTCAGCAGCCTGCATCATCTGCGAACTAATTATAGGAAGGCCCCTCTTCAGAGGCGTAACAGAATTTGATCTCATCATAAGAATTGTGAACTCCCTAGGCAAACCAAACAATGATGAGTTGGAATTTTTTAGTGATTCCAGGTTTTATCCCCtcaaggaagactttttcaATGTGAatataaagaacaaaaaggacgCCCTCAACGTAATAACAAACGGAAGGATAGACGAACTGGGGATAGATCTCCTCGTGAAAATGTTAAAGTACAACCCAAATGATAGAATCACAGCAGCAGATGCTTTGTCACACCCATGGTTTTCAGACATACGTTTTGATAACCTAGACGGAATCGGAGTATATAACTGGTATGTGCACTGCTTAAAGTACTATATAGGAATAAAAACTTTCAGAGAAAttgaacagaagaaaaagaatctTCTAACCACCACGATGATCTCTCACTTTTTATGCAAATCCAATGATAGACATGGAAAGATCATTTTTAAGCTTATAAATGAtacctttaaaaatttgggggggtataaaaaaagtggcagaAGAtcctttgccattttttctgaCCAGTATGCAAAAGATGATAAGAACGCCAATGGGTTTATTAAACGAGCTAGTATTAAGGTGTTGAATgacatgaaggaaaagaatgttATCgagacaaaggaagaaatgtccTTCTACGATGACAGCACAAACTATGTGACTCCGACTTCTACATCTTCTAAGAGAAGGAAATTCAACCGATCCAGTTACCACGCTGTGAACCCGGAGACATCTTACGAGTTGGCTACATCCATGCGTGTGAAGAGGAATCTTTCCATACCGGACTTCTCCTCCCCTGATAGGAAGAAACAGCGACGCAAGGACCACTTCAAGTccgccaccaccaccaaccGGGCCGCCCCGCATCAGCTACCCACCTTTCATGGATTCACTTGA